A DNA window from Prevotella intermedia ATCC 25611 = DSM 20706 contains the following coding sequences:
- the murB gene encoding UDP-N-acetylmuramate dehydrogenase translates to MTDEKDYSLLRHNTFGIDAKCKRFIEYNTVEEAQQVAQMLTESDRPLLILGGGSNLLLTADYDGTVLHSGIRFLEQIDECHVRCGSGYVWDDVVAYCVANGLYGAENLSIIPGEVGASAVQNIGAYGVEVKDLIVSVEAVELETGRIRHFTNDECEYSYRQSKFKHAWRDRFLITAVTYKLSTTYAPKLDYGNIRAALAAKAIDFPTATELREVITEIRNAKLPDPKVLGNAGSFFMNPVVPTQKYNELAQQYEGMPHYTIDSEHEKIPAGWLIEQCGWKGKAMGRAAVHDKQALVLVNRGGATGSEVVRLCETIQHDVMQKFGIEINPEVNIR, encoded by the coding sequence ATGACAGACGAGAAAGACTACAGCCTGCTTAGGCACAACACGTTCGGAATTGATGCGAAATGCAAGCGATTCATAGAATATAATACGGTGGAAGAGGCGCAACAGGTGGCACAGATGCTTACCGAATCCGACCGTCCGCTGCTTATTCTCGGTGGAGGCAGCAACCTATTGCTGACTGCCGACTACGACGGAACGGTGTTGCATTCGGGCATTCGCTTTCTCGAACAAATCGACGAATGCCACGTTCGCTGTGGCTCGGGCTACGTTTGGGACGATGTGGTGGCTTATTGCGTAGCAAACGGACTGTACGGAGCCGAGAACTTGTCGATTATACCGGGCGAAGTGGGTGCCAGTGCTGTGCAAAATATTGGTGCTTACGGCGTGGAAGTAAAAGATTTGATAGTGTCTGTGGAGGCTGTAGAGTTAGAAACAGGGCGCATACGCCACTTCACGAACGACGAATGTGAATATAGCTACCGCCAAAGCAAGTTCAAGCACGCATGGCGCGACCGCTTTCTCATCACCGCCGTTACCTATAAATTGTCTACTACCTATGCGCCCAAGTTGGACTACGGCAACATTCGTGCTGCCTTGGCTGCAAAAGCAATCGACTTTCCCACGGCAACGGAACTCCGAGAAGTTATTACCGAAATACGAAATGCGAAGTTACCCGACCCAAAAGTATTAGGCAATGCAGGCAGTTTCTTTATGAATCCAGTGGTTCCGACGCAGAAATACAACGAATTGGCACAGCAATACGAAGGTATGCCCCACTATACCATCGACAGCGAGCACGAGAAAATACCTGCAGGTTGGCTGATTGAGCAATGCGGTTGGAAAGGAAAAGCAATGGGCAGAGCTGCCGTACACGACAAGCAAGCATTGGTATTGGTGAATCGTGGCGGCGCAACAGGCAGCGAGGTGGTGCGCCTTTGCGAAACCATTCAGCACGACGTGATGCAGAAGTTCGGCATCGAAATCAACCCAGAAGTGAACATACGCTAA
- a CDS encoding DUF4348 domain-containing protein, giving the protein MRKAILFVVVVCAAMVCFTTSCNNKKVEPADSTKTDSTTVADTTEAEDSATEIIAETPMPKDADQLFDDFFFNFIANKKLQRNRIKFPLPVETNGEVTKQIAHDQWKMERFFRPQGYYTLIFDNEKQADLAKSTKLDTVIVEKINLKQGLVEQYCFDHQDGRWEMNKIKNIGFSQNHNASFLKFLQKFLANDGRGSIKEPLSYYGPDPNGEETSKVNTTIPASEWSTFLPEVPGNIIYNILYGQKYDKSKKKILVFRGLSNGVETQLEFRQRGNDWRLERVVAY; this is encoded by the coding sequence ATGAGAAAAGCAATCTTATTCGTTGTAGTGGTGTGTGCCGCAATGGTATGCTTCACAACAAGCTGTAACAACAAGAAAGTAGAGCCAGCTGATTCTACCAAAACCGACTCGACAACCGTTGCGGATACAACCGAAGCGGAGGATTCGGCAACAGAAATCATTGCAGAAACGCCGATGCCAAAGGATGCCGACCAACTTTTCGACGATTTCTTCTTCAACTTCATTGCCAACAAGAAGCTGCAACGCAATCGCATTAAGTTCCCATTGCCAGTGGAAACCAACGGAGAAGTTACGAAACAGATAGCCCACGACCAGTGGAAAATGGAGCGTTTCTTCCGTCCGCAAGGATATTACACGCTGATTTTCGACAATGAAAAGCAAGCCGATTTAGCCAAATCGACCAAGCTCGACACGGTGATAGTGGAAAAAATCAACTTGAAACAGGGTCTTGTTGAGCAATATTGCTTCGACCATCAGGACGGTCGCTGGGAGATGAACAAGATTAAGAACATCGGTTTTTCGCAAAACCACAATGCTTCTTTCTTGAAATTCCTGCAGAAATTCCTCGCTAACGACGGCCGCGGAAGCATAAAAGAACCACTGTCTTACTACGGTCCAGACCCTAATGGTGAAGAAACGAGCAAGGTGAACACCACTATTCCTGCATCGGAATGGAGCACATTCCTTCCAGAAGTGCCTGGAAATATTATCTACAACATTCTTTACGGACAGAAATACGATAAGAGCAAGAAGAAGATTCTTGTATTCCGAGGACTCTCTAACGGTGTTGAAACCCAACTTGAGTTCAGACAAAGGGGCAACGATTGGCGTTTAGAGAGAGTTGTAGCCTACTAA
- a CDS encoding MBL fold metallo-hydrolase, with product MKLRFLGTGTSNGVPVIGCSCKVCKSSNTKDKRLRTSALLETETTRILIDCGPDFRQQMLPLPYKKIDGILATHIHYDHVGGLDDLRPFSWLADIDIFANEDTCEGLRHNFPYCFKEQLYPGVPKLNLHAIAPHKAFPIGDCTVVPIEVMHGNLPILGYRIGNFAYITDMKTINAAELPYLEGVETLVVNALRWQREHHSHQLIADAIAFSRTINAKRTYLTHLTHEIGLHEVAQQNLPHNVFFAYDGLEIEV from the coding sequence ATGAAACTACGTTTTTTAGGCACAGGAACTTCCAACGGAGTACCCGTCATTGGTTGCAGCTGCAAGGTGTGTAAAAGCAGCAATACAAAAGACAAACGACTGCGCACATCGGCTTTACTCGAAACCGAAACTACACGCATACTCATCGACTGCGGTCCCGACTTCCGCCAACAGATGCTTCCCCTACCCTATAAAAAGATTGACGGCATCTTGGCAACGCATATCCACTACGACCATGTAGGCGGACTCGACGACTTGCGACCCTTCAGTTGGCTTGCCGACATAGACATTTTTGCCAACGAGGACACCTGCGAAGGACTGCGCCACAACTTTCCTTACTGTTTCAAAGAGCAACTCTACCCTGGCGTACCCAAGCTAAATCTGCACGCAATCGCCCCTCACAAGGCATTTCCGATAGGCGATTGCACTGTTGTACCCATCGAAGTGATGCACGGAAACCTGCCTATCTTGGGCTATCGCATAGGAAACTTCGCCTACATCACCGATATGAAGACCATCAACGCTGCCGAACTGCCTTATCTCGAAGGTGTTGAAACCCTCGTCGTGAATGCCTTACGCTGGCAGCGCGAGCACCATTCGCATCAGCTTATTGCCGATGCTATCGCCTTCAGCCGTACCATCAACGCCAAACGTACCTATCTAACCCACCTCACACACGAAATAGGACTGCACGAAGTAGCGCAGCAAAACCTTCCCCACAATGTATTCTTTGCCTACGACGGTTTGGAAATAGAAGTGTAA